From one Methylomonas paludis genomic stretch:
- a CDS encoding DNA recombination protein RmuC, whose translation MMEPLLILWLALAALAGFGLGSFLYRQRLNAVVQQLQQASISMAVTEEKLTKLTAYELECHALQQQVMHLQTFNVELNTRLQEQQNSVADKIRLLQDNENQLQRQFDTKQVEFGQLQQQLQVLQTEYAELNTRWQEQQKNHAEKISLLQDAENQLKTQFENLAHKIFEERGKQFTEHNKVSMAGLIAPLQQQLGEFKSRVETVYDNETKDRISLREEIVSLRRDTAKMNQEALNLTKALKGDNKMQGNWGEMILEKVLEQSGLRKGIEYETQSSFRDEDNRLFKPDVIVRLPENKDVIIDSKVSLLAYERYCAAEDESLRAEALKQHTEAVRNHIKSLSNKDYASLKGLRSLDFVLMFMPIEAAFMAAFQADEKLFNDAFEHKIVVVTPTTLLATLRTIQNIWRYEQQNENARLIAEKAGSLYDKIRGFAEDIEKLGNQLHTVHRTYDGIVNKLSSGNGNLLRQASSFEELGVKIKKKLPKSLTEQSGDDSEDSKSLAD comes from the coding sequence ATGATGGAACCCTTGCTGATTTTATGGTTAGCCTTAGCGGCATTGGCCGGTTTTGGCCTGGGCAGTTTTTTATACCGGCAACGGCTCAACGCTGTGGTTCAGCAATTACAGCAAGCCAGTATCAGTATGGCGGTAACCGAAGAAAAGCTGACTAAATTAACGGCCTATGAACTGGAATGTCACGCCCTGCAACAGCAGGTGATGCATTTGCAGACTTTTAATGTGGAATTGAACACACGTTTGCAGGAGCAGCAAAACAGTGTGGCGGATAAAATCAGGCTGTTGCAGGACAATGAAAACCAGTTGCAACGCCAGTTTGATACCAAACAGGTGGAATTTGGCCAATTACAGCAGCAGTTACAGGTTTTACAGACTGAATACGCCGAATTGAATACCCGTTGGCAAGAGCAGCAAAAAAATCATGCGGAAAAAATCAGTTTATTGCAGGATGCGGAAAATCAGTTAAAGACCCAGTTTGAAAATCTGGCTCACAAGATTTTTGAAGAACGTGGCAAACAGTTTACCGAGCATAATAAAGTCAGTATGGCCGGTTTGATTGCCCCGTTACAACAGCAGTTGGGCGAATTTAAAAGCCGGGTGGAAACTGTTTACGACAATGAAACCAAAGACCGAATTTCTCTGCGCGAAGAAATTGTTTCGCTACGTCGCGACACCGCCAAAATGAACCAGGAAGCCTTAAATCTGACTAAAGCCTTGAAAGGCGATAACAAGATGCAGGGTAACTGGGGCGAGATGATCCTGGAAAAAGTACTGGAACAATCCGGATTACGCAAAGGTATCGAATACGAAACCCAGAGCAGCTTTCGCGATGAGGATAATCGTTTGTTCAAGCCGGATGTGATAGTCCGGCTGCCGGAAAACAAGGATGTAATTATTGATTCCAAGGTTTCGCTGCTGGCCTATGAGCGTTATTGTGCAGCAGAAGACGAATCCTTGCGTGCCGAAGCGCTGAAACAGCATACCGAAGCGGTACGCAATCATATCAAGAGCCTGAGTAATAAGGATTATGCCAGTTTAAAAGGTTTGCGCTCGTTGGATTTTGTGCTGATGTTCATGCCTATTGAAGCCGCGTTTATGGCGGCTTTTCAGGCCGATGAAAAATTATTTAACGATGCCTTCGAGCACAAGATTGTGGTGGTAACGCCCACTACCTTGCTGGCAACTTTACGCACAATTCAAAACATCTGGCGCTACGAACAGCAAAATGAAAATGCCAGACTGATAGCCGAAAAAGCCGGCAGTCTGTATGACAAGATTCGCGGTTTTGCCGAAGACATCGAAAAACTCGGCAACCAGTTGCATACTGTACATCGCACCTATGACGGCATTGTTAACAAGCTTAGTTCCGGCAATGGCAATTTGTTGCGTCAGGCCAGCAGCTTTGAGGAACTAGGTGTCAAGATCAAGAAAAAATTGCCCAAGAGTCTCACCGAACAAAGTGGGGATGACAGCGAGGATAGTAAGTCTCTGGCGGATTGA
- the hemL gene encoding glutamate-1-semialdehyde 2,1-aminomutase: MSLSSVLFSEAKKFIPGGVNSPVRSFSGVGGTPVYFDHAQGAYVFDSENKRYIDYVGSWGPMILGHAHPEVIAAVIQSAEKGLSFGAPTAIETQMAAKICALLPSIELVRMVNSGTEATMSALRLARGYTGRDKIVKFEGCYHGHSDSLLVKAGSGALTLGVPSSPGVPAALAAETITLSYNDIDAVRQTFAELGEQIACIIVEPVAGNMNCIPPEPGFLVSLREVCDQYGSVLIFDEVMTGFRVDLHGAQGLYGITPDLTTLGKVIGGGMPVGAFGGKRAIMEYLAPLGPVYQAGTLSGNPVAMAAGLATLELISVPGFYVELTAKTSRLLHGLQLAADAAGIGFTSNQVGGMFGLFFTDQTPVSRFSQVLACDQERFKRFFHAMLGQGIYLAPSAFEAGFVSQAHSDADIAATISAAATVFQQI, from the coding sequence ATGAGCCTATCCAGCGTGTTATTTTCCGAAGCCAAAAAATTTATTCCCGGCGGGGTCAATTCGCCGGTACGCTCTTTTAGTGGCGTCGGGGGCACCCCGGTGTATTTTGACCATGCCCAAGGCGCTTATGTATTTGATAGCGAAAATAAGCGCTATATCGATTATGTGGGGTCCTGGGGGCCGATGATTTTAGGCCATGCCCACCCGGAAGTGATTGCCGCAGTCATCCAGAGTGCGGAAAAAGGCTTGAGTTTTGGTGCGCCCACGGCTATAGAGACGCAAATGGCCGCTAAAATCTGTGCCTTATTGCCGTCTATTGAGCTGGTGCGGATGGTCAATTCCGGTACGGAAGCGACCATGAGTGCGTTACGTCTGGCGCGGGGTTATACAGGTCGCGATAAGATAGTGAAATTTGAAGGCTGTTATCACGGTCATTCCGATTCACTGCTGGTCAAAGCCGGCTCTGGGGCTTTGACGTTAGGTGTGCCCAGTTCACCAGGAGTGCCGGCAGCTTTGGCGGCGGAAACCATTACCCTGAGCTATAACGACATCGATGCCGTGCGCCAGACTTTTGCCGAATTGGGCGAACAAATCGCCTGCATCATCGTGGAGCCGGTGGCCGGCAATATGAATTGCATTCCTCCGGAACCGGGGTTTCTGGTCAGTTTACGTGAGGTTTGCGATCAGTATGGCAGCGTACTGATTTTTGATGAAGTGATGACCGGATTTCGGGTGGATTTGCACGGTGCCCAGGGCCTGTATGGAATTACCCCGGATTTGACCACCTTGGGCAAAGTAATAGGTGGTGGTATGCCGGTCGGTGCTTTTGGCGGCAAACGCGCCATTATGGAATATCTGGCACCATTAGGGCCAGTGTATCAGGCCGGTACCTTGTCCGGTAATCCGGTAGCGATGGCGGCTGGTTTGGCGACCCTGGAGTTAATCAGCGTCCCCGGTTTTTATGTCGAATTAACTGCAAAAACCAGTCGATTACTACACGGCCTGCAACTGGCCGCGGATGCCGCAGGTATTGGTTTTACCAGCAATCAGGTTGGTGGCATGTTTGGCCTGTTTTTTACTGATCAAACGCCTGTCAGCCGGTTTTCCCAGGTACTGGCCTGTGATCAGGAACGCTTCAAACGCTTTTTTCACGCCATGCTGGGGCAAGGCATCTATTTGGCCCCTTCGGCGTTTGAAGCCGGGTTTGTTTCCCAGGCGCATAGTGATGCGGACATTGCCGCCACAATTAGCGCAGCAGCAACCGTTTTTCAGCAAATATGA
- the gmk gene encoding guanylate kinase, producing MTTGKLYIISAPSGAGKTSLVKQLIADTDKLVVSISHTTRASRNAEQNGVDYFFVTVEVFQDMIAHQAFLEHAQVYDNFYGTARQTVEDYLVQGLDVILEIDWQGARQVRQMWPECVSIFILPPSIAVLRQRLQNRGQDNVEIIDRRMQAAVAEMSHYPEFDYLLVNDDFNTALQQLKCIISANRLLQTRQQQELLALLQDLVN from the coding sequence ATGACTACAGGTAAACTTTACATCATATCTGCACCTTCCGGTGCGGGTAAAACCAGTCTGGTGAAACAGCTGATTGCCGATACCGATAAACTGGTGGTTTCGATTTCACATACCACTCGTGCCAGCCGCAATGCCGAACAGAATGGCGTGGATTATTTTTTTGTAACAGTTGAGGTGTTTCAGGACATGATAGCGCATCAGGCGTTTCTGGAACATGCGCAGGTGTATGATAATTTTTACGGTACTGCCCGGCAGACAGTTGAGGATTATCTGGTTCAGGGCTTGGATGTGATTCTGGAAATTGATTGGCAAGGCGCACGGCAGGTGCGGCAAATGTGGCCGGAATGCGTATCGATTTTTATTCTGCCGCCGTCTATCGCCGTGTTACGCCAGCGTCTGCAAAATCGCGGCCAGGATAATGTAGAGATTATCGACAGGCGGATGCAGGCTGCGGTTGCGGAAATGAGCCATTACCCGGAGTTTGATTATCTTTTGGTAAATGACGATTTCAACACAGCACTTCAGCAATTAAAATGCATTATCAGCGCCAATCGTTTGTTGCAAACTCGGCAACAGCAGGAATTATTGGCTTTGTTGCAGGATTTAGTTAACTAA
- a CDS encoding ATP synthase subunit I, whose product MAVENKFSTVGKILYGQILMTLVIALGFFWLGGWQSTISPLLGGGIALLPNVYFAYKIYLARDLPAQGILNAFYAGETIKLVLTAALFAVVVVRFPAVDFLALLTAYVAVLSVFWFALFFWRD is encoded by the coding sequence ATGGCAGTTGAAAATAAGTTTTCTACTGTCGGAAAAATCTTGTATGGGCAAATCCTGATGACTCTGGTCATCGCTTTGGGTTTTTTTTGGCTGGGTGGCTGGCAATCGACTATATCGCCATTGCTGGGCGGCGGCATTGCCCTGCTCCCCAATGTATACTTTGCCTACAAGATTTATCTTGCCAGAGATTTACCTGCACAAGGTATCCTCAATGCATTTTATGCAGGTGAAACCATCAAATTAGTGCTAACTGCCGCGCTGTTTGCAGTTGTGGTGGTGCGCTTTCCTGCTGTAGATTTTTTAGCTCTGCTGACAGCATATGTCGCAGTACTTTCGGTTTTTTGGTTCGCGTTATTTTTTTGGCGTGATTAG
- the atpB gene encoding F0F1 ATP synthase subunit A, whose product MASEGGATAYIVHHLTPLSVGEGFWTLHLDTLFFSAGLGALFILFFKSVADRVTSGVPGLAQNLAETLVEFVDTQVKDTFHGHSDLIAPLALTIFCWVFLWNAMDMLPVDLLPFIGHLIGIEYLRVVPSTDLNSTFALSLSVFFLIFFYSIKVKGLLGFAKEMTCTPFGPWFMPFNLMLKLVEELAKPISLALRLFGNLYAGELVFILIALLPPALQPLLGFPWAIFHILVITLQAFIFMVLTIVYLSLAHEDH is encoded by the coding sequence ATGGCTAGTGAAGGTGGAGCTACAGCTTATATCGTCCACCACTTGACACCTTTGTCAGTGGGTGAGGGCTTCTGGACATTACATCTGGATACCCTGTTTTTTTCTGCCGGACTTGGCGCATTGTTTATTTTGTTCTTCAAGTCGGTAGCAGATCGGGTTACTTCTGGAGTACCTGGTCTTGCGCAAAATTTAGCGGAAACCTTGGTAGAGTTTGTCGATACTCAGGTTAAAGATACCTTTCATGGTCACAGCGACCTGATCGCACCACTGGCTTTAACTATTTTTTGCTGGGTATTCCTGTGGAACGCCATGGATATGCTGCCGGTTGATCTGTTGCCGTTTATAGGCCATCTGATCGGCATAGAGTATTTGCGCGTAGTACCAAGTACCGATTTAAACTCCACTTTTGCCCTGTCGCTGAGTGTGTTTTTTCTGATTTTCTTTTATAGTATTAAAGTTAAAGGCCTGCTGGGCTTTGCCAAGGAAATGACTTGCACGCCTTTTGGCCCCTGGTTTATGCCTTTTAACTTAATGTTGAAACTGGTCGAAGAGCTGGCTAAACCCATCTCACTGGCCTTACGTTTATTCGGCAACCTGTATGCCGGTGAGCTGGTATTTATTCTGATCGCCCTGTTACCCCCGGCTTTGCAGCCTTTACTGGGTTTCCCATGGGCAATATTTCATATTTTGGTGATTACGTTACAAGCCTTTATTTTCATGGTGTTAACCATTGTTTATTTAAGTTTGGCGCATGAAGATCATTAA
- the atpE gene encoding F0F1 ATP synthase subunit C, producing MELATLIANVQGFTVIAVGIILGLGAIGTAIGFGLLGGKFLEGAARQPELVPLLQVKMFIVAGLLDAATMIGVGMALFFTFANPFLSAVQSAAG from the coding sequence ATGGAACTCGCAACATTAATAGCCAACGTTCAAGGCTTCACCGTCATCGCAGTTGGTATTATTTTAGGTCTCGGCGCTATCGGCACCGCGATTGGTTTCGGCTTGCTGGGCGGTAAATTTCTGGAAGGTGCAGCGCGCCAACCTGAACTGGTTCCTTTGTTGCAGGTAAAAATGTTTATCGTTGCCGGTCTGCTTGACGCTGCCACCATGATCGGTGTTGGTATGGCGCTGTTCTTTACCTTTGCCAACCCATTCCTGTCAGCTGTTCAATCTGCAGCGGGTTAA
- a CDS encoding F0F1 ATP synthase subunit B: MSINITLIGQMITFSLLVWLTMKYIWPPIIAAMDERKAKIAEGLAAAQKGQEEIKLAEKKATGLLREAKQTSAEIISAAQKRANELVEEAKNQARLEGERQLEAAHAQIAQEILQARENLRKEVSSLALRAAEQILKEEIDKAKHQNILNRAVDELG, translated from the coding sequence ATGAGTATCAATATTACTCTGATCGGGCAGATGATTACCTTCTCGCTTCTGGTCTGGTTGACCATGAAGTATATTTGGCCGCCTATCATCGCCGCTATGGATGAGCGTAAGGCAAAAATTGCCGAAGGACTGGCAGCGGCTCAAAAAGGTCAGGAAGAAATCAAACTGGCTGAAAAGAAAGCCACAGGCCTGCTGCGCGAAGCCAAACAGACCTCTGCCGAAATTATCAGTGCCGCGCAAAAACGCGCCAATGAACTGGTGGAAGAAGCCAAAAACCAGGCCAGACTGGAAGGTGAGCGTCAGTTGGAAGCAGCACATGCCCAAATTGCCCAGGAAATCCTGCAAGCCAGAGAAAACCTGCGTAAAGAAGTGTCTTCCTTGGCTCTGCGTGCAGCTGAACAAATTTTGAAAGAAGAAATTGATAAAGCCAAGCATCAGAATATTCTGAACAGAGCTGTGGATGAGTTAGGTTAA
- a CDS encoding F0F1 ATP synthase subunit delta has translation MAELSTLARPYAEAAFKLAKQTNTTQAWSEQLQFLATVAQDADVAAIFGNPRIDRAKVSELLLDISQDQIQAEAGNLVKLLVENGRLQLLPTISSMYADKLAEDEGYVNVELFSAYALTKAELSKYSAMLEKQLHKKVNAVVTVDKSLIGGILAKAGDKVIDGSIKGQIHQLAKRL, from the coding sequence ATGGCGGAATTAAGCACATTAGCCAGACCTTACGCAGAAGCCGCTTTTAAACTGGCCAAACAGACTAATACCACCCAAGCCTGGTCTGAACAATTACAGTTTTTGGCAACCGTGGCGCAAGATGCCGATGTTGCGGCAATCTTCGGCAATCCCCGGATAGACCGGGCAAAAGTTAGCGAGTTATTGTTAGATATCAGCCAGGATCAAATCCAGGCCGAAGCCGGCAATCTGGTAAAACTATTAGTCGAGAATGGCCGTTTGCAACTGCTGCCGACCATTTCGTCCATGTATGCGGACAAATTGGCTGAAGACGAAGGTTATGTCAATGTTGAGCTGTTCAGCGCTTATGCTTTAACCAAAGCCGAACTGAGTAAATATAGTGCAATGCTGGAAAAGCAATTGCATAAAAAGGTCAATGCGGTGGTGACGGTCGATAAATCGCTGATTGGCGGTATTTTGGCCAAAGCCGGGGACAAAGTGATAGACGGTTCTATCAAAGGCCAGATTCATCAATTAGCCAAAAGGCTCTAA
- the atpA gene encoding F0F1 ATP synthase subunit alpha has product MQLNPSEISDLIKKKIENFDVNLESHTEGTVVSVTDGIVRVHGLSEAMQGEMLEFPGGSYGIALNLERDSVGVVMLGAYQHITEGDTVKCTGRILEVPVGPSLLGRVVDALGNPIDGKGAIDSNLKSPIEKIAPGVIARQSVDQPVQIGLKAIDSMIPVGRGQRELIIGDRQTGKTAIAVDAIINQKGTGIKCIYVAIGQKRSSIANVVRKLEEHGALEHTIVVVASASESAALQFIAPYTGCSMGEYFRDIGEDALIIYDDLTKQAWAYRQISLLLRRPPGREAYPGDVFYIHSRLLERAARINAEEVEKLTNGAVKGKTGSLTALPIIETQGGDVSAFVPTNVISITDGQIFLETGLFNSGIRPAVNAGLSVSRVGGAAQTKIIKKLGGGVRLDLAQYRELAAFAQFASDLDESTRKQIERGQRVTELMKQNQYAPLSVAEMAVSLYAANTGFLDNLEVNKVRDFEAALLAFFKAEESALLAKINATGDFSDEIKNGIHNAIERFIKTSTW; this is encoded by the coding sequence ATGCAATTAAATCCATCAGAAATAAGTGATCTAATCAAAAAGAAGATCGAGAATTTCGACGTCAATCTTGAGTCGCACACCGAAGGTACTGTGGTCAGCGTTACCGACGGTATTGTTCGGGTTCACGGTCTGTCGGAAGCAATGCAGGGCGAAATGCTGGAATTTCCCGGCGGCTCTTACGGGATTGCCTTGAACCTGGAAAGAGACTCTGTCGGTGTGGTCATGCTGGGTGCTTATCAGCACATCACTGAAGGCGACACTGTCAAATGTACCGGCAGAATTTTGGAAGTTCCGGTCGGCCCGTCCTTATTGGGCAGGGTAGTCGATGCTCTGGGTAACCCTATTGACGGTAAAGGCGCGATAGACAGCAATCTGAAATCTCCAATCGAAAAAATTGCTCCCGGCGTTATCGCCAGACAATCGGTAGATCAACCGGTACAAATCGGTTTGAAAGCCATAGATTCGATGATTCCAGTAGGTCGCGGTCAACGCGAGTTGATTATCGGCGACAGACAGACCGGTAAAACCGCTATTGCCGTTGATGCCATCATCAATCAAAAAGGCACCGGCATTAAATGTATTTATGTCGCTATCGGTCAAAAAAGATCCTCCATCGCCAACGTGGTGCGCAAGCTTGAAGAGCATGGCGCACTGGAACACACCATCGTGGTGGTTGCTTCCGCTTCGGAATCAGCTGCGCTGCAATTTATTGCGCCTTATACCGGTTGTTCTATGGGTGAATACTTTCGCGACATCGGCGAAGATGCCTTAATCATTTATGACGATTTGACCAAACAGGCTTGGGCCTATCGGCAAATTTCGCTGTTATTGCGCCGTCCGCCAGGTCGTGAAGCTTATCCTGGGGATGTGTTTTACATCCACTCGCGTCTGCTGGAACGTGCCGCTCGTATCAATGCCGAAGAAGTTGAAAAACTGACTAACGGTGCGGTTAAAGGCAAAACCGGTTCATTGACCGCTCTGCCTATTATCGAAACCCAAGGCGGCGACGTATCGGCTTTCGTACCAACCAACGTTATTTCGATCACTGACGGCCAGATCTTTCTGGAAACCGGTCTGTTCAACTCCGGTATCCGTCCTGCGGTAAACGCCGGTCTGTCGGTATCGCGGGTAGGTGGTGCAGCGCAAACCAAAATCATTAAAAAACTCGGCGGCGGCGTGCGTCTGGACTTGGCTCAGTACCGCGAATTGGCGGCATTTGCCCAGTTTGCTTCCGATTTGGATGAAAGCACTCGTAAACAGATCGAAAGAGGTCAACGCGTTACTGAACTGATGAAACAAAACCAGTACGCGCCATTATCGGTCGCGGAAATGGCTGTTTCCTTGTATGCCGCCAATACCGGCTTCCTGGATAACCTGGAAGTCAACAAAGTCCGTGATTTTGAAGCGGCGTTGCTGGCGTTTTTTAAAGCCGAAGAATCCGCTTTGTTGGCTAAAATCAACGCAACCGGTGACTTCAGCGATGAAATTAAAAATGGCATTCATAATGCCATAGAACGTTTCATTAAAACCAGTACCTGGTAA
- the atpG gene encoding F0F1 ATP synthase subunit gamma, producing the protein MAVGKEIRTKIASIKNTQKITRAMEMVAASKMRKTKDRMQASRPYSKRICQIINHLAHANPEYKHPLMIERETKRIGIIVISSDRGLCGGLNANLFRKVLIEIQQWKNSGIEVDVCTIGSKAAVFFSMIRANLLGQVSKLGDTPHQQDILGVIKIMLDAFSNGEIDRLYVINNEFVNTMTQKPLIQQLLPVVAENDPTARNGQWDYLYEPGAKEVLDQLLKRYIESMVYQGLVENNACEQAARMVAMKSASDNAGNIIKELQLIYNKARQAAITQEISEIVAGAAAV; encoded by the coding sequence ATGGCTGTTGGCAAAGAGATACGTACCAAGATAGCGAGTATTAAAAATACTCAGAAAATCACGCGGGCCATGGAAATGGTTGCCGCCAGCAAGATGCGTAAAACCAAAGACCGTATGCAGGCTTCCCGGCCTTACTCAAAACGGATTTGCCAGATTATTAATCATCTGGCTCATGCCAACCCTGAGTATAAACATCCGCTGATGATAGAACGCGAAACCAAACGGATAGGCATTATAGTCATCAGCTCCGACCGGGGTTTGTGTGGCGGCTTGAATGCCAATTTGTTCAGAAAGGTTTTGATTGAAATTCAGCAATGGAAAAACAGCGGCATTGAAGTTGATGTCTGTACCATAGGTAGCAAGGCCGCGGTTTTTTTCAGCATGATCCGGGCAAATTTGCTGGGGCAAGTCTCTAAATTGGGCGACACTCCACATCAGCAGGACATCCTGGGTGTTATCAAAATCATGCTGGATGCTTTCAGCAACGGCGAAATTGATCGTTTGTATGTGATCAACAATGAGTTTGTTAATACCATGACTCAAAAGCCGCTGATTCAGCAGCTGCTGCCGGTTGTTGCCGAAAATGATCCGACTGCCCGTAACGGTCAATGGGATTATCTGTACGAGCCGGGGGCAAAAGAGGTATTGGATCAATTGCTGAAACGCTATATAGAGTCTATGGTTTATCAGGGTCTGGTTGAAAACAACGCCTGTGAACAGGCTGCGCGCATGGTTGCCATGAAAAGCGCCTCCGATAACGCCGGTAATATTATTAAAGAATTGCAACTGATATACAACAAAGCCAGACAGGCAGCTATCACCCAGGAAATCTCGGAGATTGTTGCCGGTGCAGCTGCTGTATAA
- the atpD gene encoding F0F1 ATP synthase subunit beta produces MSLGKIVQIIGAVVDVEFPRDSLPKVYDALNVDNGLVLEVQQQLGDGVVRTIAMGTTDGLSRGIGVSNTGAAIKVPVGQATLGRIMNVLGEAIDEKGPIGEQEKWVIHRDAPSYADQALANELLETGIKVIDLVCPFAKGGKVGLFGGAGVGKTVNMMELIRNIAIEHSGFSVFAGVGERTREGNDFYHEMTDSNVIDKVSLVYGQMNEPPGNRLRVALTGLTMAEYFRDEGRDVLFFVDNIYRYTLAGTEVSALLGRMPSAVGYQPTLAEEMGVLQERITSTKTGSITSIQAVYVPADDLTDPSPATTFAHLDATVVLSRQIAELGIYPAIDPLDSSSRQLDPLVIGQEHYDVARAVQGLLQRYKELRDIIAILGMDELSENDKLIVSRARKIQRFLSQPFFVAEVFTGSPGKYVSLKDTIAGFKGIINGDYDSLPEQAFYMVGTIDEAIEKAKGV; encoded by the coding sequence ATGAGTTTGGGTAAAATCGTTCAGATAATTGGTGCAGTTGTTGACGTGGAATTTCCACGCGACAGCCTGCCTAAAGTATATGATGCGTTGAATGTTGATAACGGTCTGGTATTGGAAGTACAGCAGCAGTTGGGCGACGGCGTAGTCCGTACCATTGCGATGGGCACCACCGACGGCTTAAGCCGGGGTATAGGCGTCAGCAATACCGGTGCAGCTATTAAAGTACCGGTAGGTCAGGCTACTCTTGGCCGTATCATGAACGTACTGGGCGAAGCCATAGACGAAAAAGGCCCGATTGGTGAACAGGAAAAATGGGTAATCCACCGTGACGCTCCCTCTTATGCCGATCAAGCGCTTGCCAACGAACTGCTGGAAACCGGCATCAAGGTTATTGACTTGGTCTGCCCGTTTGCCAAAGGTGGTAAAGTTGGTCTGTTCGGCGGTGCCGGTGTAGGCAAAACTGTTAACATGATGGAATTGATCCGTAACATCGCTATCGAACATAGTGGTTTTTCGGTATTCGCCGGGGTTGGTGAACGTACCCGGGAAGGTAACGATTTCTATCACGAGATGACTGATTCTAATGTTATCGATAAAGTATCTCTGGTGTACGGTCAGATGAATGAGCCACCCGGCAACCGTTTGCGCGTGGCGCTGACCGGTTTGACCATGGCTGAATATTTCCGTGACGAAGGCCGTGACGTACTGTTCTTTGTGGACAACATCTACCGTTACACTCTGGCTGGTACCGAAGTTTCGGCGCTGCTGGGGCGGATGCCATCTGCGGTAGGTTATCAGCCAACTTTGGCTGAAGAAATGGGCGTACTGCAAGAGCGGATTACTTCCACTAAGACCGGTTCCATTACCTCGATTCAAGCGGTTTATGTACCGGCTGACGACTTGACCGATCCATCGCCGGCCACCACTTTTGCCCATTTGGATGCGACTGTGGTATTGTCACGGCAGATTGCTGAGCTGGGTATTTATCCGGCTATCGATCCGCTGGATTCCAGCAGCCGTCAGTTGGATCCACTGGTAATCGGCCAAGAACATTATGATGTAGCTCGTGCCGTACAGGGCTTGCTGCAACGTTATAAAGAATTGCGCGATATTATCGCTATTTTGGGTATGGACGAGCTGTCTGAAAACGATAAATTAATCGTATCCAGAGCCCGGAAAATTCAAAGATTCCTGTCGCAGCCTTTCTTCGTTGCGGAAGTATTCACCGGCTCACCTGGTAAATATGTATCCTTGAAAGATACCATTGCCGGTTTCAAAGGCATCATCAACGGTGATTACGATAGTCTGCCCGAACAGGCTTTCTACATGGTCGGCACCATAGACGAAGCTATCGAAAAAGCCAAAGGTGTTTAA
- a CDS encoding F0F1 ATP synthase subunit epsilon, which translates to MAMTIHVDIVSAEAEVFSGLVEMVFAPAELGEVGIAPRHAPLITTLKPGEVRVKISGKESQEFYVSGGLLEVQPHLVTVLADTAIRAHDLDEAAALEAKARAEEMLNDKSGKYDYAVAKSELAKALIQLKTLDRLRKRGS; encoded by the coding sequence ATGGCTATGACTATCCATGTAGACATCGTCAGCGCTGAAGCAGAAGTGTTTTCTGGTTTAGTGGAAATGGTATTTGCCCCCGCCGAACTCGGCGAAGTTGGTATTGCGCCACGCCACGCCCCATTGATTACCACTTTGAAGCCAGGTGAAGTCAGAGTCAAAATCAGCGGTAAGGAAAGTCAGGAATTTTATGTCTCTGGCGGTTTACTGGAAGTACAGCCTCATCTGGTCACTGTACTGGCCGACACGGCCATTCGTGCTCATGACCTTGATGAAGCTGCCGCTCTGGAGGCTAAAGCGCGCGCTGAAGAAATGCTGAATGACAAATCCGGTAAATATGACTACGCTGTAGCCAAATCCGAATTGGCCAAGGCATTGATCCAACTTAAGACACTGGATAGATTAAGAAAACGCGGCTCGTGA